The Euphorbia lathyris chromosome 2, ddEupLath1.1, whole genome shotgun sequence genome includes a window with the following:
- the LOC136220660 gene encoding protein CUP-SHAPED COTYLEDON 2 translates to MDNYRHFDNGDTQLPPGYRFHPTDEELITYYLLKKVLDSNFSGRAIAEVDLNKCEPWELPEKAKMGEKEWYFFSLRDRKYPTGLRTNRATEAGYWKATGKDREIYSSKTCSLVGMKKTLVFYRGRAPKGEKSNWVMHEYRLEGKFAYHYLSRSSKDEWVISRVFQKSGGAATSSSGGGSKKTRNSSGISLYQEASSTPSASLPALLDPTATTNDSCSYESHAQREHVSCFSTIASNQNNSTFDFPPPPPPPLSLLDNPFGRFQRSINPSSFPSLMSLQENLQLPFFFPSSEPPAPAPAPAPAQAFNFGGMNWIGGSDDGGGRMTTELDCMWTY, encoded by the exons ATGGACAACTACAGGCATTTTGACAATGGGGATACCCAATTGCCTCCTGGCTACAGGTTTCACCCAACTGATGAAGAGCTTATTACTTACTACCTCCTTAAAAAGGTACTCGATAGTAACTTCTCCGGTAGAGCCATTGCCGAGGTTGATCTCAACAAGTGCGAGCCCTGGGAGCTTCCTG AGAAAGCTAAGATGGGAGAGAAAGAGTGGTACTTCTTTAGTCTGAGAGATAGGAAGTACCCAACTGGACTAAGAACTAATAGAGCAACTGAAGCTGGTTACTGGAAAGCTACTGGGAAAGACAGAGAGATATACAGCTCTAAAACATGTTCACTTGTTGGAATGAAGAAGACTTTGGTTTTTTACAGAGGAAGAGCACCTAAAGGAGAGAAAAGTAACTGGGTTATGCATGAATATCGTCTTGAGGGCAAATTTGCTTACCATTATCTCTCTCGCAGCTCTAAG GATGAGTGGGTGATCTCTAGGGTATTTCAGAAGAGTGGCGGCGCCGCCACAAGCAGCAGCGGTGGTGGAAGCAAGAAAACCCGAAATAGCAGCGGGATCAGCCTGTACCAAGAAGCAAGCTCTACTCCATCAGCTTCTCTCCCGGCGCTGCTTGATCCAACGGCGACCACTAATGACAGCTGCTCCTACGAGAGTCATGCTCAACGTGAGCACGTGTCCTGTTTCTCCACCATTGCATCCAACCAGAACAACAGCACCTTTGATTTCCCTCCGCCGCCACCGCCGCCTCTGTCTCTGCTGGATAATCCCTTCGGACGCTTCCAAAGAAGCATAAATCCGTCTTCTTTCCCAAGCTTAATGTCTCTACAGGAGAATCTTCAGCTGCCATTCTTCTTCCCCTCATCCGAACCTCCCGCCCCGGCACCAGCTCCGGCTCCGGCTCAAGCGTTCAACTTTGGCGGCATGAATTGGATTGGCGGATCAGACGATGGCGGTGGAAGGATGACGACGGAGCTGGACTGTATGTGGACCTACTGA